The DNA window CAGGACCAGAACTCTTCCAAAACCTACCAGACTGTTTTTAGAATTAATGGTTTAGACTTGACAGGGATGGTCGCATCAACACATTGATgccatttaatataatattttgtctTGTTAACACTTAGGATAATATTTCTATCaattagaaaaagaaaaattaccTGAAGCTTTAATATGACTAAACAAAGCACTGCATGCAAATTATCAGTTACAACTGAGTAACTACTGTACTGTCTGCTCACAGAAGCTTCAGAACCTCCTTTTACATGAACAGACTAAAAGACATACTCATATTGGCTGGTGTAGATGAACTTCATGAGGATCAGCTCCTGCATGTGTTCATGAAAAATGTCCTCTAATGTCCGTCCCCACTCCTCTTCTAGCCATGTGCGGAACtcctgcatacacacacacaaaatcagacAAGCTATACTTCATACATACACTTCACCAGAAATACCATAAAACACCACCCCTGAGAATAATAACACTCAATGCTAATCCTAATACTCCGCATGAACTCAATGCAATGCCTACCTCTTGTCTACCCCCTGGCATTCGATGGTGATCGGTTTGGTTGCACTTGGTAGAGAACTCATCTTTTTTTACTGTCTGCAAAACACAAGCATCACATGTTACAGCTCTTTACTTTCATTTCTGTACTAATGCCTTAAGAGACCATATATTATGAAGATCTTGCCAAAATCACCTAATGTATAATGTGTCTCCTTGTGTAAAATTTTATAGCAGTGTAATGcaaattttataatatttattatttaaatatttattatataaccACATTGTAACAGAATTCACAAATTGTTTTTGGCCATCAGTTTTTCCCACTACAATCCCCAGCATGCAGTTTGCAAAAACAACCACTAGAGATCACCCatagcaacaaaaaaaaaatcctaaataCTGCCATGGCCACTATAATAAATATAGATTAGTACAGATATATCTAACAAAAAATAGAGGCAGAGACTCTCAGAAACAAAGATGAACAGTGGTTCACCAATCTGCAAGAAATGATCTAAAACTAATGGAACAATTTCAGAGAAATATTCCTTAACATAAAATCtaacataaaaacataatatcTAATTTAAGCCTAAATCAATTTGGAAGTGCCTTTTACAAgcccttttgtttttttattattccttAGTTCAATATAAAATGATCAGTAATTAATATAGGTATCGGCTACACCAAGACGCTAATAATTAGTTATCGTAAAGGCCGCAAAAATTTTATATCAGTGCATCCCAAATAATATGTGATtttaacttaattttaaatggttttattcgTTAACACTTTTAGTCAGACATTaacattacagaaatatatGTATGGATCCATGAAACTTTTATCCTcgtcacatttgtaaacagagctctgttcgtctgtgtcagtcagtaggAGCTCAGGCCGTGTCCCAAAGACAATTGGTCACCCATATGGCGGccatgccaaaaaaaaaacaatcacgTGACTGCACCCCATGGACACTCTCACACGGTGGATATAAGGGGTAAAATATAATACGTTAACAATGTAAAATAAGGTCCATGTGTGCGAATCTGACCTGACTTGACCACACTGACCTGAATGTCTCCTTTGTGAGGACCCTTATGGCCGTACATGCACTCCACAGTGGCTTTGTTACTCTCCCACATATGGATACGGAAGAGAGGACGGCGGCGCATGGGGTCCTCCACACGGGGATCATGAGGCGGCAGATACATCCAGCCAATTATGAACAACCCATCAACCTACCCAGAAACATtaccaaacagacacagactaTTTCCAATATGacacacttaaaataaataatacattatgtACTTAACTAATGTACAAATGTACTGGAAAAAGAGCAAAATGCATTAGATAGAAGTGAAATAACGTACCACTACGTTGAGCAGACCTCCATAGGGCCCTATGTCTGGTTGCCAGAGACCCAAAATGTGTCTGTATGGATGGAGCACTATAAAAAGCAAGAGATACAGACTTACAGAACCAATAAAACAGAGGGCACAGTAACATGCTATAAACAAAAACCAACAAAGCATAAGATGAGAGGAAAAATGTAATTGCAGGGCATTTCAgcacaatgaattaattatatatacacacacaaatacctaGTCTTTCTGGGTCTTCTGTGTTATTACATTGTCTCTGTCACTTGACATAATTCAATATTTTTGTTCTATAGCCTACATTGTGATGTTCGTTATTTGTCATTACTAACAGCACTTATACTGGAGAAAAGCATTTCAAATGTTACACACTAAACAATCCTCCaaacataattttaaattaagGCATTGCAGCAATTTTATAAGCTTTGACTTTTTGACTTATTATGATATAAATGTGCGCATATATTAGCGTGTAAAGTAGAGaacttaaaaaatacaaaccatTTTAATCCAAATATCATTATTACACTATTAGTGACATTTCTTAGAGCTTTACTGAGGTTTTCATTTCATCCTGGCTACTTTACCAGACAGGATTTAATGCTGGTTATAccaaacattaataattactaAATAACTAATTAACAATATAAAAATCTGATTTGGGCACAAGGTGAATTTACCTTTGAGGAAGAATTGTGATGTTTTCAGAACTGTGAATCTAAAAATCTaaaactattattatttataccCCTAGTTCATGTTTAATATGGAGTAAATAAATACTCTAAAATAAATACTCAGTCACAGTCCTGAACTCAGTCCTATTGAAGTGAGGTGAGTAGTTTCAAGCAAGACAAGTTTTAAACAAAGATTTAGATATGCACATATGCATTTAGGTCACATATGACCAAAGATTACGGTGCTAAATTGCACTGCCCAGTGGGAGATGCCATTTGAAGCCATTTATCTAGAAATCCCAATCATTCACAGTGGTTCCCAATCTCCCACAGCTGTATTTCTAAAACAATTAGACAGAAAAGCAAGTACATTTTTGCAAGTAAGCATTGTGGATAAAAGCAGGAGTTACTATTAAAAGAAGAAACACTTCACACAGTCAGGTCAGGTTAGGATCACTGCAGACCCCTGCACATCAGACCAGTGTGTGTCCATCTTCCACACATGCAGGACACAGAGGCGTACAGGGCTCCAGGAAGAAGGTGCCCTTTTGTGCTGATTTATATTGAGCTTCCCCAAATTCTTTCTAACCCCAAAATCAGTTACATTAATGTCAGCACACTGTTTCCAAATCAGCAAGAAAGGGCAACCTCTACCAAGCACCACCTAGAGGTGGCCCCTTAGATGAACCACCCCATTCAGCCCTCACACCTGGTAGTACATACAGTGGGTGTATACATCCCGATAGTCCATGTGCTCGTAATCTGGAAGGAGCTTCATAAAGCGTCCTGACTTCACCCTAGGGTTCACACCTGGACAGGTATACAGGTGGACACACCACAGGAGGAAAGGAGAGGCAAAAGATGACCACTCAGTTGAGCCAGAAACTGTGCATGTTTTGTGAACATGTGAGGTGAGAGTAAAGGGGCCACAAAGACAGGTTTAAAAAGAAGTGGAGAGGAATGAACAGTATTACGTCTGCAATGCTTGTGTCATTAGAGTATGACATGCACATAATTTTTCTCTACTTATTCACCCTTCAACATTACACTGAAATCTAAAAAAACGAATAgttgtattattaatattattctcTGGTTTTAACGTAgagatttacaaaaaaaaaaataattagatGCACTTCAGTAGTGCAACGTATGCCTATACAATGCCGGGTCAGGGACATGAGATATTATATGTTGTTATAAGCAGCTAGGGAGGGAACTGCAGCATTAATGGCAGTGCAGCATAGGTCCATCAAGGGACCCATCAGACCAGCTTGCTGAGTGGCGAACTCTAAATGGTGTAGTTGAAGCTAAAAGCCTGAACAACTATGAGGTCAGAGCAGCCTTCAGGGTGGATGCAGTATAAAAACCACAAAAAGCATTCCTGACTACACATGTGAATAGGCTATACTTAATCtattataaacattataatGCAGGGGTGCCCAGATATTTTGCATTGGGTGgggcaaaataaaatatttctgatAGGCTGAAAGcaatataaacatgttttttaaaaatgtagtccataataattacaaattacatctagaaaacaatacatttgacaggagaagtatttaaaaaaattaatttgaagGAAGCTttgaagcatttatttattcctaAATGGACCCATTTATTGAGAAATGTTGATAACATCAGTCAACTGGGTTTTCACATTTGGCCAAAAACCTGAgataaaaatggagatgcaaaATATTCCCACTAGTGTTGATGTTGTATAAGTGTATTTTGTTCTCTCATTAGGTGAGTGGGGTTAAACGTCCAACAATCAAATGTACACACAGACTAGATTTGCCACTCGAGCTATCTTTGGGCAGATCTGTTAAAGTGTCTGGAACTGGCTTTTATTTGTGTTATCAGTTTAAACCTGCTACAATTAATCAGCCACAGTAGCCTAACTACAGCTCACATTTACTCTCCTTTCTGCTGACATGGCTTGTCTACTGAGAGGGCACATATTCTGAAAAAAGATCTACTGAGACAGGTGACTTGGTATAATGTACATACTCACGCTTTACATAAAGCTCCCTGCTGGACACACCTACAACCTCCATCTTCCGCAGGTCATCCTTCATGCCAAACTCTGAATAAGACATGAGAGGCAGGGCATTAAGCAAAACAGGCCATCAGACTCATCTCTGTACAGCGCTTATTATTCACACCCATGctaaaactttatttataatGAATTTTGATCACTAGGTAACATTTGGCAGAAAACAATATAAACACATGACAAATAACATAAGACACTGTGCTAAGAATGATTATGCATTTGATCTATTTAAATGTTTGACATGACTATATTCATTCGCACCTTTTGAAACTGTCCTTGAGAAAATGCCTCTATACAAATCCAAATTGTCCTCATATTGTCTACCCCGTTCTAGGTTATTATAATCCGCTATGATTGAAGAATATCTGAATCAGGAAATTCTCTAGGATGTTAGTCACTTACAAGTGTAAAAGCTATAAACGTTATAAAGCCATATCCAAAGGTTTTGAAGTGCCAAGTGGATAAAGTACAATCAAAAAGAACAAAGAGTTTTACATTCTGATAAATCTCAAAGGCCATGGTAGGAAGACAGAATTGACACCAGGCACTGGCGAGAACTGTAGCACAATAGGCCAAGAAACCTGGACTCCATTGACTTCAACCAAGGAGAACTTCACTTCTCCAAATCAGGCACTCAAAAGCTCAACTAGTCTTGGCAAAGCCTCACTTGGCCAAAGACAAAAGATTTGTTCATGCATTCTGTGGCCAGATGAGACGTAAATTTAGTGGTTTGGACATAGGGACATTGCTTTCATTTGgcgaaaaaaagaagaaaattcaACCCTAAGTAAACCATCTCCATGGTCAAGCGTTATTGTAACAATATAATGCTTTGGGGTTTTATTTCAGACAGTGGGCCAAAAACATTTCAGTGTTAATGGCATCATGATAAAAAAGAGGAGCATATTAAGATTCTGTACAAAAACATTAGACAGACTACATAAAAAAAACTCAGCTTTTGGAAGCACTGGACCttggacaatgatccaaaacatacaGTCAAACTGGTCAAGGAACGATTaacagaaaacaacaataaaatttTAGAGTGACCCAGCCAGTGTCCAGACTTTAACCTCTTTGTTAAAAACCAGGAAGCTAGTCTTCTAACCTTAAAGACTTAAGAGTTCATTGAGAAGAAAACTGGTCCAAAATAGGGGCAGAATATGTGCAGAAACCATAATaacaattaaaggaacactatgtaagaatGTTTCCCTGTTCCTGGGGTTCCCtctagtgtaattaatttttacaacactgtactgaaatcaatggtgAGGGGGGGGATGgttcctaccttcctccaaatgttacattgtGTAGTTTCTCCAGTACTGAGCCCAGGGTAGTAATGTTCTTCCaattacagttcagtgaagcatcataatgattttgaagctttaattttaaggtaacAATTTTACATAGTGTTAAAGGGAGTATTGGATTTCTGTGTTTTCCAATAAAGCCATGGATTAATGAAAAACGGTGTGAATAATTTGGAAAAGGCAATTTTGAAGAAACGTTAAAACAAATactcaaattatttttttgttttagacCTCTAGCACTGTCCTGACTTTTCATGACATTtcaagagagaaacaaaatgcTCAAATGACTATTAACTACAGCTAAATATGAGTTATAAGTATAACTATAAATAGATAAATGTAttccaaaaaatatttaaaaaaatacacatccGTCTAGAATAAAATACCTATTTATAGTGAAATTGTTGACTACCACAGATCAGTAGGCATTTCCAAATATGACCAGAACATAAATACACAGTCTGCCTCACGGTCACAGAGCCCAGAGCTGAAGAGTGAAAGTCGGTGGTGTTTGTATCCTAGCACAACCAAACACGACCAAAGTCACAAATGACccaaatacatacacaaataGTGCAGCGTCATGTCAGGCACCCTATCCCCACACACAGAGCTGAGTTTAGCACCGTGTGTGGATTAGGGATGAACCTAGAGTTGGCCCTTGttcgaattttccgttccaccttaagtggtgcTGCAGTTTTAAATGTACATGTACGTAATGTTTACAGCTACAccagttaaggtggaacgggcAATCCTACAATAACAAACCTTATAGTGTCTCTACTGTAAGGCCAACTTCCACAATTTAAGTTAGACCTGAAATTTTAAAGCTGCTTACCTCAGTCTCACAACGAAACATAtaacccatttaaggtggaatgaaaaaataatacaataagcCGGCGAATTTGGAGCCTCAACCATAGTTAcagcacttaaggtggaaaggaaattCGAATAAATATGAACCGCCCGCAGTCGccttctgttgttgttgtttgtttgttgttgttgtttacctTCTATGCACCTTCTCCTCCAGATGGTCTCGGTGCTGAGGATCTGTCTGAACTTCTTGCATACCAGGGCGAGACTGGGAAGCGCGGTTCCAGGTAGAGAGGAGAAGATCTCCACCAACAGCTCCGGGGGCAGCTCAAGAAGGCTCTGCGGACTGTGCGGGGCCTCACCTGGCCCCGGGACGCCGCCGCTGCTGCCCCTTAGCTCGCACACGATCTTTTCGCCCTCCTCGTCATCCATATCGGTGTCGGAGTCGCTGTCGTgctgtccctgtctctgtctgcgCCGGCAGCGCCGCGACTGACCCACTCCACACAGGCGCGCGCACACCGCCATCCGCTCGCTCCACTCAGCACCAACGACTCATCACATCGGTCACACCTGCCCTGCGGAGCCTCTCCGGACCCActgttctcttcttctctctgtctgtccgtcACTGCGCTCCTCTCGCAGGCCCTCAGTTCGTCCTCCTTCGGCGAAGCGAAACGTCGACACATACGACTCAGTCGAGCTCAGAGCCGATCAACAAGGAGAATCGACTCTCCGATTCCAGGGGCATTTGTTAGTCAAGAGTCAACTCCTAACGAGATGTTCACGCTGCAGGTTACTGAAGGTAGAACACGAActccatgtttttgttttttttaggggGATGTATTCACGTTGTATGTAGGGTAAAAAACAACGCAAATGAACTGAAATAAGTAGACACTTGACAACGTTAAAACACGAAATAAAATGTCAAATGTTTGTTACAACAGGAAATCAGCTTGCGGCTATTTGTATTTTCATATGGTTCATAATTATTGTGTGGAATCAAATCGACTCCATCGAGTACCCGCACTTTGAATTAGAAATGTGAGTCGACTCTGGTTCAATCCTGTACTCCAACGTCTTCAGCAGTCAGCGAGGAGAGCTCCTGGGGAACGTCACTGGGCGGACGAGAGTGACGCGCACTGCTAGACCGGCTGGATTTGCTGGGGCTCAGTGGTTTGGTAgttctttattttcattttctttaaccgCTTCATTCCCTTCTTGTCCGGAACCAGGATCACCGGGCATAAGGCGGGATCACAGCCTGGACGGGGCGCCTGTCCAATGTATTGACATAATAACCTAATTCATTATTGGAGATCTAATAGCTCAGTACTCACTCACTTTACCCCGTTGTGTCTGCCGTATTGCTTTATATTCGACATTCTCCTTTTGCTGGGCTCACTTCTAAGTTATGGTTAGAACAAACAGAATATTTTAGATGACCTGTAGGGCTACACATTAATGCTGAGTATCTAAATAATGCAATTTAGTATTTTATCATAACATATAATAGAGTAATACCACATATAAACATTAATGAGATAATAGTTGTAAAGTAATGCCACGAAAAACAAAGCAGCTACAGTTGAATACCCGATTTGCCAGGATTTAAGGTGAGTTGGTATGTCACAAAACACGATGTTAGTCCGTACATTTGGAAACCATCACAAAAACGAGTCTCAGCCcaattatctctttattttttggCTGACGTTTTCAAAATGCTAGACACATTGCCAGGACTGAGATGTAAATATGATCCAGTCAGGAGTCGAACCtctagaatcttctgatttggagtcagacgcgttatCGATTCTCCCACTGGCTCAGCGAGGTACGGGGGCGGGGCGAAGACTGACAGCCAATGAGGATCAAGATAGGGTTCTGTCTCAGCCAATCGTATATTATCATTTTGACGCATGCTTTTTAAGGTGCCAATGACGTGTTCAAATTCTAGGTGATTTTAATTAATGTCAAAACTGACCATGGAAGCGATTTTAAAGACGGTGAATGTGTTCTTTAAACAGGCGTAATAGTAATATGTTTCAGTTGAGACATTTCAAATGCACAACCTGTTTAGAAcgtgtatatattttaattatttctaaAAGTGTTTAACTGTGCACACAgtttataaaacattatataatatattacacAGAGTTTGTGTAATATTAATCCCTACAGAAAACATCTTACATGTATTCCATTGCCATATAGAATTAAATGGTAAATCAAAAATATGCCAATACAAAGCATAACCTATTAAGCCTACATTGGGCAGTGAAGCAATGATCTCTGCAATGACTGACTTCATCTGACACCTTCAGAAGAGACTTCCTGCCCTCAGAAAATGAGAGGGCCGTGCCCGTCAGTGTTTTTTGGAATTATGattttgatttttattgtattgaCATATAGACAATGTATTTGTATCACATGATTtgcaaacacaacacattctgatgttatttattaacacattttaaaaacgaGGGATTTCATCCCCCCATTAATCACGTAACtgcaaattataaaaataacactGGGACAATATTCTCTGGGAGAACATTTCTAATGGTTTTACCACCGACACTTAAAAAGACTGCAAAACATAAAACACCTCTGGGAGAATGATCAGTGTTGGAGCTTCGTCACTGGTGATGTGAGCTCACACTCCCATCACTTCACTAATGGAATTACCGATGAAGTACTCTTGAGGTCATACCCCTTAGCTAATTTGACCGCTGTGTAATTTTTAAGATAAGTGACAATGAAACGTACCATACTGAGGTAATAGGTGAAGTATAAGCAGGATGTCCAGTTATACACAATCTGTTTATACAGAAGAAGAATCAGTCATACAGAAGATGTCCAGTTATACAGAATCTCATAAAAGCCACCCCTTCACCAGCTTATTACATTTTTTCCATTCCTTAAGTATTTGCTTTGACCTTGTTTTGCTGAAGTATGCAAGGTCTTCCCTGAAAAATACATTGTCTGGATGGAAGCAAATGTGACTTTCATAGTAAGATCACAGATGTGCAGGTCACAGATGCCATATACACATCAAACCACAAAATGCTGCCTTTTGAACTGTGTGCTGATAACAAGCTGGATTGTCCCACTCCTCTGTAGCCTGAAGGAAGCCTCATCCATGATTTCCCAAAAGTATTAAAACATTTGATTaatcagaccacaggacacttctACCCCGTCacctcagtccatcttaaataaATGTGGACCCAGAGGAGGTGTTTCTAGACcttgtttatatgtttttctctttgtgtgATACAGTGTTATCTTGcatttgtggacacagacacaaactTTGTTCACAGGCAAAAGTTTTcagaagtgtttctgagcccacTCAGTTGCCCAGTCAGTGTTTCACATCTTTTTGGCTTGAACCATTTCAGAAATGTCCTACTGGCATCAGATTGAAAATGGGCATATATTTTTTCCAGAAGTAACAATTTGCATAATtttctatttacattttgcattgTAACAATATTTTTAGAAGTGAGTTGTATGTTCATCATTAATCCCTATAGTAGTATATATTACTCATTTCTTacatattgttatttatttcattatttgggCTATAGTCCTTTGTAGAGGAGAAACATTAGGAGAGCAGGTGTCCATAATCTCTTGGTGTACACAGTGAGTCGCCTTACCTCAATGGATATTGGCTTTGATGGAGGGAACCGACACGTCTAATAAACCAGTTCAGAAAAACGAAACGCACTAACCGTATTCAAAAGAgtcgagccagccaggagtcgaacctggaatcttctgatccgtagtcagacgcgttatccattgcgccactggcccgcGGACCAATAGGTATTCAGGACGCGATGTTCCTTGTGATTGGTGAACACAAACGGGGAGGAGGCGGGGCTTAAATAAGGGACCAATCAGGATGCTCCATGGGATGCCGCGGAAAAGGAAAAAGAGCTGAGGGTGAAGTGGCGGGAGTTTTCAGCGGAGGAACGGTGTTCCTCAGAGAAGTGGgacacacagctcctgtctAAAAAGCCTGGAGGAACACATGTAAACACCCCCAGACTTCACCACACAGGTAGATACTACTCCTGTCATTGCTCTGGGGGCTATTGCACAAAGCATGATATCTCAGTTAACCAGATAAACCAGCTCAAATCTGAGGATTGTCCAATAGCTCTTCTGCTATTAGACAGTATTGACTTTGGGCTTAATTTATCGGACTAAACTGAGAGATCCTGCTTtgtagtgtctgtgtgttta is part of the Hoplias malabaricus isolate fHopMal1 chromosome 4, fHopMal1.hap1, whole genome shotgun sequence genome and encodes:
- the fbxo31 gene encoding F-box only protein 31 isoform X1: MAVCARLCGVGQSRRCRRRQRQGQHDSDSDTDMDDEEGEKIVCELRGSSGGVPGPGEAPHSPQSLLELPPELLVEIFSSLPGTALPSLALVCKKFRQILSTETIWRRRCIEEFGMKDDLRKMEVVGVSSRELYVKRVNPRVKSGRFMKLLPDYEHMDYRDVYTHLLHPYRHILGLWQPDIGPYGGLLNVVVDGLFIIGWMYLPPHDPRVEDPMRRRPLFRIHMWESNKATVECMYGHKGPHKGDIQTVKKDEFSTKCNQTDHHRMPGGRQEEFRTWLEEEWGRTLEDIFHEHMQELILMKFIYTSQYDNCLTYRRIYLPPCLPSDLLQPGLFKGTYGSHGLEIIMLSFHGSQAKATKLTGDPNVPAGQMTLDIDLSRPVQLPDLEHQRSIEELSRLVMGVHEEVQRGAQCAAVAASEEAEGSSSGAEGSDAPPAHNAEAEESGVGAASSSSDPHPFVLPLGVMARNDVYPRTCKMCFYGTGLIAGHGFTSPERTPGLFVLFDDDRFGFIWLELKSFSLYSRLIDQLEHAQAPNMERFEAMLRNMQSWTS
- the fbxo31 gene encoding F-box only protein 31 isoform X2 is translated as MAVCARLCGVGQSRRCRRRQRQGQHDSDSDTDMDDEEGEKIVCELRGSSGGVPGPGEAPHSPQSLLELPPELLVEIFSSLPGTALPSLALVCKKFRQILSTETIWRRRCIEEFGMKDDLRKMEVVGVSSRELYVKLLHPYRHILGLWQPDIGPYGGLLNVVVDGLFIIGWMYLPPHDPRVEDPMRRRPLFRIHMWESNKATVECMYGHKGPHKGDIQTVKKDEFSTKCNQTDHHRMPGGRQEEFRTWLEEEWGRTLEDIFHEHMQELILMKFIYTSQYDNCLTYRRIYLPPCLPSDLLQPGLFKGTYGSHGLEIIMLSFHGSQAKATKLTGDPNVPAGQMTLDIDLSRPVQLPDLEHQRSIEELSRLVMGVHEEVQRGAQCAAVAASEEAEGSSSGAEGSDAPPAHNAEAEESGVGAASSSSDPHPFVLPLGVMARNDVYPRTCKMCFYGTGLIAGHGFTSPERTPGLFVLFDDDRFGFIWLELKSFSLYSRLIDQLEHAQAPNMERFEAMLRNMQSWTS